A part of Solea solea chromosome 8, fSolSol10.1, whole genome shotgun sequence genomic DNA contains:
- the dynll1 gene encoding dynein light chain 1, cytoplasmic, whose product MSQWEHVEAAASNRYTHSSFVSTSSRELSLEEHYSLSNSRNRNREPSRATMSDRKAVIKNADMSEDMQQDAVECATQALEKYNIEKDIAAYIKKEFDKKYNPTWHCIVGRNFGSYVTHETKHFIYFYLGQVAILLFKSG is encoded by the exons ATGAGCCAATGGGAGCACGTCGAGGCAGCAGCCTCCAACCGATACACCCACAGTAGTTTTGTGTCAACCAGTTCGCGGGAGTTGTCACTTGAGGAGCATTATTCCCTTTCAAACTCGAGAAACCGCAACCGGGAACCGAGCAG GGCAACCATGTCTGACAGAAAGGCAGTGATAAAAAACGCCGACATGTCGGAGGACATGCAGCAGGACGCGGTGGAGTGCGCCACTCAGGCCCTGGAGAAGTATAACATCGAGAAAGATATCGCTGCATacattaaaaag GAGTTTGACAAGAAATACAACCCGACCTGGCATTGCATCGTTGGGAGGAACTTTGGCAGCTACGTGACTCATGAGACGAAGCATTTCATCTACTTTTACTTGGGTCAGGTGGCCATTCTGCTGTTCAAATCAGGCTGA